Proteins encoded by one window of uncultured Celeribacter sp.:
- a CDS encoding DUF6324 family protein, which translates to MGINSEKDIEANLQIGPTTLGMVRMFIEATGGIEIPMDFEPEEAEEIAEELRAAAAQARKLAK; encoded by the coding sequence ATGGGTATCAATTCGGAAAAAGACATCGAAGCCAATCTTCAGATCGGGCCGACCACGCTTGGCATGGTGCGCATGTTCATCGAGGCGACGGGTGGCATCGAGATTCCGATGGATTTCGAGCCGGAAGAGGCCGAAGAGATCGCCGAGGAGCTGCGCGCAGCTGCCGCACAAGCGCGTAAGCTGGCGAAGTAA
- a CDS encoding DUF6476 family protein, translating to MDDPVGKDVELDPKDAAGLTLLRRLVTGLLGVMIVGFLVLIGFLVTRFPDFEETGTNTGPALSWPETLDLPEGVTPEAVTRGSDWVAVVAGDEILIFEAATGALRRRIAVEMPSN from the coding sequence ATGGATGATCCGGTAGGTAAGGACGTCGAGTTGGACCCGAAAGATGCGGCGGGGCTGACGCTGTTGCGTCGGCTGGTCACCGGGCTTTTGGGGGTGATGATTGTCGGGTTTCTAGTGCTGATTGGCTTCCTTGTCACGCGCTTCCCGGATTTCGAGGAAACGGGCACCAATACGGGCCCTGCGCTGAGCTGGCCCGAGACGCTCGATCTGCCCGAAGGTGTCACGCCCGAGGCGGTGACGCGTGGGTCCGATTGGGTTGCTGTGGTGGCCGGGGATGAGATTTTGATTTTCGAGGCCGCGACCGGCGCGCTGCGCCGGAGGATTGCCGTCGAAATGCCGTCGAACTGA
- the ribB gene encoding 3,4-dihydroxy-2-butanone-4-phosphate synthase yields the protein MSETPKTDSETFHAAISPIEEIIEDARNGRMFILVDHEDRENEGDLVIPSQMATPEAINFMATYGRGLICVTLTGERIDALGLPMMASSNSSRHETAFTVSIEAKEGVSTGISAHDRARTVAVAIDPSKTAEDIATPGHIFPLRARDGGVLVRAGHTEAGVDVARLAGLMPSSVICEIMNEDGTMSRLPDLVGFAQLHNLKIGTISDLIAYRRRHDNLVTKVTDRAVSSEFGGDWNMQIYTDDLHGAEHIVLTKGDVTDGKPALVRVHNLNPLEDVLGIGKTSREMEGAMELIAEAGRGVVVLLRDTRMKMAEEDEASPQTLRRYGLGAEILAALGLHELILVTDSPQPKVPGLEAFGLEIVGTRKITEGA from the coding sequence ATGTCTGAGACACCCAAGACCGATAGCGAAACCTTTCACGCCGCCATTTCCCCCATCGAGGAAATCATTGAAGACGCCCGCAATGGCCGGATGTTTATCCTTGTAGATCATGAGGATCGCGAAAACGAAGGCGATCTGGTGATCCCGTCGCAGATGGCGACGCCTGAGGCGATCAATTTCATGGCGACCTACGGGCGCGGGTTGATCTGTGTGACGCTCACGGGTGAGCGGATCGACGCGTTGGGCCTGCCGATGATGGCGTCGAGCAACTCGTCGCGTCACGAAACCGCCTTTACCGTCTCCATCGAGGCGAAAGAGGGCGTGTCCACGGGTATTTCTGCGCACGACCGCGCGCGCACCGTTGCGGTGGCGATTGACCCTTCGAAAACCGCCGAGGACATCGCGACGCCTGGACATATCTTCCCGCTGCGCGCCCGCGATGGCGGCGTGCTCGTTCGTGCGGGCCACACCGAAGCCGGTGTCGATGTCGCGCGTCTTGCGGGTCTGATGCCCAGCTCGGTGATCTGTGAGATCATGAACGAAGACGGCACCATGTCGCGCCTGCCGGATCTTGTGGGCTTTGCGCAGTTGCACAATCTCAAGATCGGCACGATTTCCGATCTGATCGCCTATCGCCGCCGTCACGACAACCTCGTGACCAAGGTGACGGACCGTGCGGTCAGCTCCGAATTCGGCGGCGACTGGAATATGCAGATTTACACCGATGATTTGCATGGCGCCGAACATATCGTTCTGACCAAAGGCGATGTGACGGATGGCAAGCCGGCTTTGGTTCGGGTGCACAACCTCAACCCGCTCGAAGACGTCTTGGGCATTGGCAAGACATCGCGCGAGATGGAAGGCGCGATGGAGCTGATCGCCGAGGCGGGCCGCGGTGTGGTCGTCCTTTTGCGTGACACGCGAATGAAAATGGCGGAAGAGGACGAAGCCTCGCCGCAAACCCTGCGTCGCTACGGCCTTGGCGCCGAAATCCTTGCCGCTCTGGGCCTGCATGAGCTGATCCTCGTGACCGACAGCCCGCAACCGAAAGTGCCGGGGCTTGAGGCCTTTGGTCTCGAAATCGTCGGAACACGCAAAATTACGGAAGGCGCATAA
- a CDS encoding membrane dipeptidase: MIKWIGRGLGIVIVAGAAFFFGLLPGLVEKGQNGVVEHAPYPVSAEAQALHDRIVIGDLHADSLLWNRDLLKRGNRGHVDFPRLREGNVAVQVFTAVTKSPAGQNYDHNSAEARDNITLLAIGELWPVKSWGDLTERGLYMAKRMQGYEAEAPDQVRIIRTTSDLDAVLAARAEGQPLTGALLGGEGGHILEGDLANLDRIYDAGYRLMGLTHFFDNALGGSLHGEDNAGLTEFGRAVVQAMVDKQMVIDLAHASPQMAREVIEMTDQPLVLSHTGIHSHCPVKRNFEDDLMQQIAATGGVIGIGYWADVTCDASPAGVAKTIKAAVDLVGADHVALGSDYDGSVTVEFDTSELAALTQALMDQGLTEDQIAGVMGGNMMRVLGAVLPE, encoded by the coding sequence ATGATCAAATGGATTGGGCGCGGCCTTGGCATCGTGATTGTCGCCGGCGCGGCATTTTTCTTTGGCCTTTTGCCGGGCCTCGTGGAGAAGGGGCAAAACGGCGTGGTCGAGCACGCGCCCTACCCGGTCTCAGCCGAGGCACAGGCGCTGCATGATCGGATCGTGATCGGCGATCTTCACGCCGACAGCTTGCTTTGGAACCGCGACCTGTTGAAACGCGGCAATCGCGGCCATGTGGATTTCCCGCGCCTGCGCGAGGGCAATGTCGCGGTGCAGGTCTTTACCGCCGTCACCAAAAGCCCCGCCGGTCAGAATTACGATCACAATTCCGCAGAGGCGCGCGACAACATCACGCTTTTGGCCATCGGGGAACTTTGGCCGGTGAAAAGCTGGGGTGATCTGACCGAGCGCGGGCTCTACATGGCGAAACGGATGCAGGGTTATGAGGCGGAGGCCCCGGATCAGGTGCGGATCATTCGCACGACATCCGACCTCGACGCGGTGCTTGCCGCCCGCGCCGAAGGCCAGCCCCTGACCGGCGCGCTTCTCGGTGGCGAGGGTGGGCATATTCTGGAGGGTGATCTCGCCAATCTGGACCGGATTTATGACGCGGGCTACCGGCTCATGGGGCTCACGCATTTCTTCGACAATGCGCTTGGCGGATCTCTGCATGGCGAGGACAACGCCGGGCTGACCGAGTTTGGCCGCGCCGTGGTGCAGGCGATGGTCGACAAACAGATGGTGATCGACCTGGCGCATGCCTCGCCGCAAATGGCGCGTGAAGTCATTGAGATGACCGACCAGCCGCTGGTACTGTCGCACACCGGCATCCATTCGCATTGCCCGGTGAAGCGCAATTTCGAGGACGATTTGATGCAACAGATCGCCGCGACCGGCGGCGTGATCGGCATCGGCTATTGGGCGGATGTGACCTGTGACGCCTCGCCCGCAGGGGTCGCCAAGACGATCAAGGCGGCGGTCGATCTGGTCGGCGCCGATCATGTGGCGCTCGGCTCCGATTACGACGGCTCGGTCACGGTGGAATTCGACACTTCGGAACTCGCGGCACTCACACAGGCGCTCATGGATCAGGGCCTCACAGAGGATCAGATCGCCGGCGTCATGGGCGGCAATATGATGCGGGTGCTGGGCGCGGTTTTGCCCGAATAG
- a CDS encoding RluA family pseudouridine synthase, translated as MIVTVSFAIGEHPPKRLDKAIARDVPEEATLSRSRLVKLLAEGAVKVNGVVVTDQKGKVEAGDQVEITVEEATEVEIKAEDIPLDVIYEDDDLIVVNKPVGMVVHPAPGSPSGTLVNALMHHCGESLSGIGGEKRPGIVHRIDKDTSGILVVAKSDKAHQGLAKQFEKHTVERKYFALVYGAPDPMDPRLRGVKGVSFEGSNILRITTMLGRHKTDRQKQAVSFTEGRHAITRARVLELYGTPPQLALVECWLETGRTHQIRVHMAHAGHGLVGDQTYGGRRKLNHKALSEAARDAVDAFPRQALHAAVLGFVHPVTREEMRFEAPLPDDMQGLLDTL; from the coding sequence ATGATTGTCACCGTCTCCTTTGCCATCGGGGAACACCCGCCCAAACGTCTTGATAAGGCGATTGCCCGCGATGTGCCAGAAGAAGCCACTCTGTCGCGTTCGCGGCTTGTGAAACTTTTGGCCGAGGGCGCCGTGAAGGTGAACGGCGTGGTCGTCACCGATCAAAAGGGCAAGGTCGAGGCGGGCGATCAGGTCGAGATCACGGTCGAAGAGGCCACCGAGGTCGAGATTAAGGCCGAAGACATCCCGCTCGACGTGATCTACGAGGATGACGACCTGATCGTGGTGAATAAACCCGTCGGCATGGTCGTCCACCCGGCGCCGGGCAGTCCGTCGGGCACTTTGGTCAACGCCTTGATGCATCATTGCGGCGAGAGCCTGTCGGGGATCGGCGGTGAGAAACGCCCAGGAATCGTGCACCGGATCGACAAGGATACCTCGGGCATTCTGGTCGTCGCGAAATCTGACAAGGCGCATCAGGGCTTGGCCAAACAATTCGAAAAACACACGGTCGAGCGCAAATATTTCGCGCTGGTCTACGGCGCGCCGGACCCGATGGACCCGCGGCTGCGCGGCGTCAAAGGCGTGAGTTTCGAGGGTTCCAACATTCTGCGCATCACTACGATGCTGGGTCGCCACAAGACGGACCGGCAAAAGCAGGCCGTGTCTTTCACAGAGGGCCGCCACGCGATCACTCGCGCACGCGTGTTGGAGCTATACGGCACGCCGCCGCAACTGGCGTTGGTGGAATGCTGGCTGGAGACCGGGCGCACGCACCAAATCCGCGTGCATATGGCGCATGCCGGGCACGGCTTGGTCGGCGATCAGACCTATGGCGGGCGACGGAAACTCAATCACAAAGCGCTGTCTGAGGCGGCGCGCGATGCGGTGGATGCCTTCCCGCGTCAGGCGCTTCACGCCGCTGTTCTGGGCTTTGTCCATCCGGTGACACGCGAAGAGATGCGGTTCGAGGCGCCTTTGCCAGACGATATGCAAGGGCTCCTTGATACGCTTTAA
- a CDS encoding capsular biosynthesis protein — protein MKVPEVKTPAEARVFLMLQGPHGPFFWSLGKMLRAAGATVWRVGFNAGDRAFWFSSKSFLPYTQPADDWPNRFAEIVREKSVTDIVLYGDTRPVHALAIKKARELGLTVHVFEEGYIRPYWVTYERDGSNGNSTLMALTIAEMRAALDKIDHDNIEPPALWGDMRQHIFYGALYHWFVMFRNSAFRHYRGHRELPVTKEFLLYFKRLIMMPQHWLSRAWHTRSILSAGHPFHIALLQLEHDTSFQVHSPYSTMPEFIADVIEGFARGAPQHHHLVFKAHPLENDRRNLRHEIRRISAEFGVEHRVHHVRGGKLQRLLHSARSAVTVNSTAGQQVLSLGIPLRILGRAVYDKPEFVSHQSLEAFFAHPDRPDTRAYRDYRQFLLETSQVPGGFYSKRGRRQLMRLVVDLMLSKDAPDVALLSGTAPPRQPLRLVK, from the coding sequence ATGAAAGTCCCAGAGGTCAAAACGCCCGCCGAGGCGCGTGTCTTCCTGATGTTGCAGGGACCTCATGGGCCGTTTTTCTGGTCCTTGGGCAAGATGCTGCGCGCCGCTGGGGCCACCGTCTGGCGTGTCGGCTTTAATGCCGGTGACCGGGCATTCTGGTTCTCGTCTAAAAGCTTCTTGCCCTACACGCAGCCCGCCGATGACTGGCCAAACCGTTTTGCCGAGATCGTGCGCGAGAAATCCGTCACAGACATCGTGCTCTATGGCGACACCCGCCCGGTGCACGCGCTGGCGATCAAGAAAGCCCGCGAGCTGGGCCTGACCGTGCATGTGTTCGAAGAAGGCTACATCCGCCCCTATTGGGTCACCTATGAACGCGACGGTTCGAACGGCAATTCGACCCTCATGGCGTTGACCATCGCGGAGATGCGCGCCGCCTTGGACAAGATCGACCACGACAATATCGAGCCGCCCGCGCTTTGGGGCGACATGCGTCAGCACATCTTTTACGGCGCGCTCTATCATTGGTTCGTGATGTTCCGAAATTCCGCCTTTAGACATTATCGCGGCCATCGCGAATTGCCGGTAACCAAAGAATTTCTCTTATATTTCAAACGTCTGATCATGATGCCGCAGCATTGGCTGTCGCGGGCGTGGCACACGCGCTCGATCCTCTCTGCCGGGCATCCGTTCCACATCGCGCTGTTGCAGCTCGAACATGACACCAGCTTTCAGGTCCACAGCCCCTATTCCACCATGCCCGAATTCATCGCCGATGTGATCGAGGGCTTTGCGCGCGGCGCGCCGCAGCATCATCACCTGGTGTTCAAGGCGCATCCGCTGGAAAACGACCGGCGCAACCTGCGTCACGAAATCCGCCGCATCTCTGCGGAATTTGGCGTGGAACACCGGGTGCACCATGTCCGTGGCGGCAAATTGCAACGGCTCTTACACAGCGCCCGCTCCGCCGTCACCGTGAACTCCACAGCCGGGCAACAGGTGCTCTCTCTGGGCATCCCGCTGCGCATTCTGGGGCGTGCCGTTTACGACAAGCCGGAGTTCGTGTCGCATCAAAGCCTTGAGGCGTTCTTTGCCCACCCCGACCGCCCCGACACCCGCGCCTATCGCGATTACCGGCAATTCCTTTTGGAAACTTCGCAGGTGCCGGGCGGGTTTTATTCCAAACGCGGCAGACGTCAGCTCATGCGCCTTGTTGTGGACCTGATGTTATCAAAGGACGCGCCCGATGTGGCGCTCCTGTCCGGCACCGCACCTCCGCGCCAGCCTCTGCGTCTGGTCAAGTAG
- a CDS encoding Gfo/Idh/MocA family oxidoreductase, translated as MTPVRFGVLGAANFARDHMARAIHEAEGATLAALATSSEDKAAPFRAFAPDLKVFTDYDAMLASDEIDAIYIPLPNHLHIEWSLKALAAGKHVLCEKPIAMKAEEIDALIAKRDETGLVCAEAFMIVHHPQWARVRDLLAAGEIGDLMRVEVGFSFDNPDADNIRNRPETGGGALGDIGVYAMGAARFATGEEPVEITHAQITRENGVDVSAEFSARFPSFAYHAYVSMRMAPFQEVRFHGRKGLIIVKTPFNAGVAGQAEIEIRDTQGGLKLERFPRVRQYVCQVENFARAVRDGADYPWSLENARGTQAMIDSVFDADQG; from the coding sequence ATGACACCTGTCCGCTTCGGCGTTTTGGGCGCTGCAAATTTCGCCCGCGACCATATGGCCCGCGCGATCCATGAGGCGGAAGGCGCCACTTTGGCGGCGCTGGCCACCTCATCCGAGGACAAAGCTGCGCCGTTTCGGGCTTTCGCCCCCGATCTCAAGGTCTTCACCGATTACGACGCCATGCTGGCCTCGGACGAGATCGACGCGATCTATATTCCGCTGCCCAATCACCTGCATATCGAGTGGAGCCTCAAGGCGCTTGCGGCCGGGAAACATGTGCTCTGCGAGAAACCGATCGCGATGAAAGCGGAGGAGATCGACGCGCTGATCGCCAAACGCGATGAGACGGGACTTGTCTGTGCCGAGGCCTTCATGATCGTGCATCACCCGCAATGGGCGCGGGTGCGCGATCTCCTGGCGGCGGGCGAGATTGGCGACCTCATGCGGGTCGAGGTCGGGTTCTCCTTTGACAACCCGGACGCGGACAACATCCGCAACCGGCCGGAAACCGGCGGCGGCGCCTTGGGCGACATCGGCGTCTACGCCATGGGGGCGGCGCGCTTTGCGACCGGGGAGGAGCCTGTTGAGATCACGCATGCCCAAATCACCCGCGAGAATGGCGTCGATGTCAGCGCCGAATTTTCCGCGCGCTTCCCGAGCTTTGCCTATCACGCCTATGTCTCCATGCGCATGGCGCCCTTCCAGGAGGTGCGCTTTCATGGCCGCAAGGGTCTGATCATCGTCAAAACCCCCTTCAACGCCGGGGTGGCGGGGCAGGCGGAAATTGAAATTCGCGACACCCAAGGCGGGCTGAAACTCGAACGCTTCCCCCGCGTGCGCCAATACGTCTGTCAGGTCGAAAATTTTGCGCGCGCGGTGCGGGACGGCGCGGACTACCCGTGGAGTTTGGAGAATGCGCGCGGCACGCAGGCGATGATCGACAGCGTATTTGACGCGGATCAAGGCTAA
- a CDS encoding MmcB family DNA repair protein: protein MPDPSDITTFQPGQRLARGVSRHMRSHDFTCVEELVPARGLRVDVMALGPKGEVWVIECKSSRADFMSDSKWQGYLDWCDRYFFAVDAEFPVEILPEDAGLILADGYGAEIVRMPDEDKLPPARRKKIHMIFARTAAARLQSYRDPGVAGMFKENGMFKEK, encoded by the coding sequence ATGCCTGATCCAAGCGACATCACCACCTTCCAACCCGGCCAACGTCTGGCCCGCGGCGTCTCACGCCACATGCGCAGCCATGATTTTACCTGTGTCGAGGAACTCGTCCCCGCGCGCGGCCTGCGCGTCGATGTCATGGCCTTGGGACCCAAGGGCGAGGTCTGGGTGATCGAATGCAAATCCAGCCGTGCCGATTTTATGTCGGACAGCAAATGGCAGGGCTATCTGGACTGGTGCGACCGCTATTTCTTCGCGGTCGATGCCGAGTTTCCGGTCGAGATTCTGCCCGAAGACGCGGGCCTCATCCTCGCGGATGGCTATGGCGCCGAGATTGTACGAATGCCCGATGAAGACAAATTGCCACCTGCGCGGCGCAAGAAAATCCACATGATCTTCGCCCGCACCGCCGCCGCGCGGCTCCAGAGCTACCGCGATCCGGGCGTCGCTGGAATGTTCAAGGAAAACGGCATGTTCAAAGAAAAATAG
- the nusB gene encoding transcription antitermination factor NusB, producing the protein MTEENTHLKPPSKREMKSAARLYSVQALFQMEAADMTVDKVRRQFYDHFFGLETEEEGTFIDGDSDLFHEITEIAVNDQAKIDQMTDRALVAKWPIARIDSTLRALFRAAGGELLSGRTPPKVVIVEFVDVAKAFYPDGREPKFVNAVLDHMAREARPEAF; encoded by the coding sequence ATGACCGAAGAGAACACCCATCTGAAACCGCCTTCGAAGCGCGAGATGAAATCTGCCGCGCGGCTGTACTCCGTGCAGGCGCTGTTTCAAATGGAAGCCGCCGACATGACCGTCGACAAGGTGCGTCGCCAGTTCTACGACCATTTCTTCGGTCTTGAGACCGAGGAAGAGGGCACCTTCATCGACGGCGACAGCGACCTGTTCCATGAGATCACCGAGATCGCGGTGAACGATCAGGCCAAGATCGACCAGATGACCGACCGGGCTTTGGTGGCGAAATGGCCGATCGCACGGATCGACTCGACGCTCCGCGCGCTGTTCCGGGCGGCCGGTGGCGAGCTTTTGTCTGGCCGCACGCCGCCTAAGGTGGTGATCGTGGAATTCGTGGATGTCGCCAAGGCATTCTATCCCGACGGTCGTGAGCCGAAATTCGTCAATGCGGTGCTGGATCATATGGCCCGCGAGGCTCGACCGGAGGCCTTTTAA
- a CDS encoding 6,7-dimethyl-8-ribityllumazine synthase — MAAAEQHHILDLPKFEEPVKLLIVVAPYYKDIADELVAGAKSTIEEAGGTWDLVEVPGALEVPTAISIADKMSNFDGYVALGCVIRGETTHYETVCNDSSRALQLMGLQGLCIGNGILTVENREQAVVRAESKGQNKGGGAAAAALHLIALSRKWAAPSKGVGFHADAIKLAGDTKPA, encoded by the coding sequence ATGGCCGCTGCTGAACAACATCACATTCTCGATCTGCCGAAATTCGAAGAGCCGGTGAAACTGCTGATCGTCGTGGCGCCTTATTATAAGGACATCGCCGACGAGCTGGTCGCGGGCGCAAAGTCCACCATCGAGGAGGCCGGCGGCACTTGGGACTTGGTCGAAGTGCCGGGCGCGCTCGAAGTTCCTACCGCGATTTCCATCGCCGACAAGATGTCGAACTTCGACGGCTACGTCGCGCTGGGCTGTGTGATCCGGGGCGAAACCACGCATTACGAGACGGTCTGCAACGACAGCTCGCGCGCGCTTCAGCTCATGGGCCTGCAAGGTCTCTGCATCGGCAACGGCATCCTGACCGTGGAAAACCGCGAGCAAGCCGTGGTGCGTGCCGAGAGCAAAGGTCAAAATAAAGGCGGCGGGGCAGCGGCTGCGGCCTTGCATCTCATCGCGCTTTCGCGCAAATGGGCCGCTCCGAGCAAGGGCGTGGGATTCCACGCGGACGCGATCAAGCTTGCCGGTGACACCAAGCCAGCCTGA
- the rpoH gene encoding RNA polymerase sigma factor RpoH translates to MSNYANLPAPSPEQGLNRYLQEIRKFPMLEPEEEYMLAKRWVDHEDATAAHKLVTSHLRLAAKIAMGYRGYGLPQAEVVSEANVGLMQAVKRFDPEKGFRLSTYAMWWIRASIQEYILRSWSLVKLGTTSAQKKLFFNLRKAKARIGAFEDGDLHPDNVKQIATDLGVTEDEVISMNRRMSGGDASLNATVGSDEEGSAQWQDWLEDENADQAADYEARDEMDTRRQLLVQAMDVLNEREKDILMQRRLKDQPVTLEELSSQYEVSRERIRQIEVRAFEKLQKRMQELAKEQGILEGA, encoded by the coding sequence ATGAGTAATTACGCCAATTTGCCGGCTCCGAGCCCCGAACAGGGTTTGAACCGCTATTTGCAGGAAATCCGCAAGTTCCCGATGCTGGAACCCGAGGAAGAATACATGCTGGCGAAACGCTGGGTGGATCACGAGGACGCCACTGCGGCGCATAAGCTCGTGACCTCGCACCTGCGCTTGGCCGCGAAAATCGCCATGGGCTATCGCGGCTACGGCTTGCCGCAGGCCGAGGTTGTGTCGGAGGCCAATGTGGGGCTGATGCAGGCGGTGAAACGCTTTGACCCGGAAAAAGGTTTTCGCCTTTCGACCTATGCGATGTGGTGGATCCGTGCGAGCATTCAGGAATACATCCTGCGGTCCTGGTCGCTGGTGAAACTCGGGACCACCTCTGCGCAAAAGAAACTCTTTTTCAACCTGCGCAAGGCCAAGGCCCGGATCGGTGCCTTCGAGGATGGCGATTTGCACCCCGACAACGTCAAACAGATCGCCACCGATCTGGGCGTGACCGAGGACGAAGTGATCTCGATGAACCGGCGGATGTCGGGCGGGGACGCGTCTTTGAACGCTACGGTTGGCAGCGATGAGGAAGGCTCTGCGCAGTGGCAGGACTGGCTTGAGGACGAAAATGCCGACCAGGCGGCCGATTACGAGGCCCGCGACGAGATGGACACCCGCCGTCAGCTTTTGGTGCAGGCGATGGATGTGCTCAACGAGCGCGAAAAAGACATCCTGATGCAGCGCCGTCTTAAGGATCAGCCGGTGACGCTTGAGGAGCTGTCGAGCCAATATGAGGTCTCCCGCGAACGCATCCGCCAGATCGAGGTGCGCGCTTTCGAGAAGCTGCAAAAACGCATGCAGGAGTTGGCGAAGGAACAGGGCATCCTCGAAGGGGCCTGA
- a CDS encoding LysR substrate-binding domain-containing protein codes for MGRSARSHCSPMSAWPAHPAAVAAHPSADPRDPRFDALRRRRLRRSCDDGGHGAGRAGIALLPVSELGGDFEAGRLVHLLPDWRGLAREIYVVWPTGRLLSARAKAMRTEMERFIRLTLELQGEIPGLHWPATKCSNSVNCMLVFQSGRTSCTFMS; via the coding sequence ATGGGACGGTCCGCGCGATCGCACTGCTCACCGATGTCAGCTTGGCCTGCGCATCCTGCCGCAGTGGCGGCTCACCCATCGGCAGACCCAAGAGACCCGCGTTTTGACGCTCTCCGCCGCCGCCGCCTTCGAAGATCTTGTGACGACGGTGGGCATGGCGCGGGACGGGCGGGGATTGCGCTTTTGCCGGTGTCCGAGCTGGGCGGCGATTTCGAGGCCGGTCGGCTGGTGCATCTCTTGCCCGACTGGCGCGGTCTCGCGCGCGAGATTTACGTGGTCTGGCCGACGGGACGTTTGCTCAGTGCGCGGGCCAAGGCGATGCGCACGGAAATGGAGCGGTTCATTCGGCTAACCCTCGAACTTCAAGGCGAGATTCCGGGCTTGCATTGGCCTGCGACAAAATGTAGCAATTCGGTGAATTGCATGTTAGTCTTTCAATCAGGGAGGACATCATGCACCTTTATGTCGTAG
- a CDS encoding riboflavin synthase, whose translation MFTGIVTDIGTVLELEKRGDLRARIGCAYDVDGIEIGASIACDGVCLTVIALGTDPQNWFDVEISAESVSKTNISAWNVGKKLNLERALKLGDELGGHIVSGHVDGVAEIIAMVDEGDSTRIKFDAPEALAKFIAPKGSVALNGTSLTVNEVEGTSFGINVIPHTQEVTTWGRAKVGDKVNLEIDTLARYVARLQEWQA comes from the coding sequence ATGTTCACAGGGATCGTCACGGACATCGGCACCGTTCTGGAACTGGAAAAGCGCGGCGATCTGCGGGCGCGGATCGGCTGTGCCTATGATGTCGACGGGATCGAGATCGGGGCGTCGATTGCCTGTGACGGCGTGTGCCTCACGGTGATTGCGCTCGGAACCGATCCGCAAAACTGGTTCGACGTGGAAATCTCCGCCGAGAGCGTGTCGAAGACGAACATTTCGGCTTGGAACGTGGGCAAAAAACTTAACCTGGAGCGCGCCTTGAAACTCGGTGACGAGTTGGGCGGGCATATCGTGTCGGGTCATGTCGATGGCGTCGCCGAGATCATCGCCATGGTGGACGAGGGCGACAGCACGCGGATCAAGTTTGACGCGCCGGAGGCTCTTGCGAAATTCATCGCGCCGAAAGGCTCGGTGGCCTTGAACGGCACGTCCTTGACGGTGAATGAGGTCGAGGGCACCAGCTTTGGCATCAACGTCATTCCGCACACTCAAGAGGTGACGACCTGGGGCCGCGCGAAGGTGGGCGATAAGGTCAACCTCGAAATCGACACACTTGCGCGCTACGTGGCGCGACTTCAGGAGTGGCAGGCATGA
- a CDS encoding DUF4389 domain-containing protein, whose protein sequence is MADPHEFDHVMPEMGGKKPARPEEISENIGARILHSIIIWVMMSFASTIIGVLAVLQAIIMLMNGKKPNDRVADAGTDIGIWFAKATRYITGDSEVKPWPWTELD, encoded by the coding sequence ATGGCCGACCCGCATGAATTCGATCACGTGATGCCCGAGATGGGCGGCAAGAAACCGGCGCGGCCCGAGGAAATTTCAGAGAACATCGGCGCGCGTATCCTGCATTCGATCATCATCTGGGTGATGATGAGCTTTGCCTCGACCATCATCGGCGTTTTGGCGGTGTTGCAGGCGATCATCATGCTGATGAATGGCAAAAAACCCAACGACCGCGTGGCGGATGCGGGCACAGACATCGGCATCTGGTTCGCCAAGGCGACGCGCTACATCACCGGCGACAGTGAGGTGAAGCCCTGGCCCTGGACCGAGCTGGATTGA